From the genome of Neodiprion pinetum isolate iyNeoPine1 chromosome 3, iyNeoPine1.2, whole genome shotgun sequence, one region includes:
- the LOC124214850 gene encoding uncharacterized protein, which yields MAFTGGTELGENLPKYKKKTTERVKRYKRLLELAKPKSIASQERPNSTTSLKRIKKSNFKNRGALKLFNSAKVLDATEDIKCETLPTKKSVLGYKISERTARLAEPRIRFEMGIRSPGTVQESALFATASKRLIELATPKNSTQRTDLPQGKSPNIISNSSVSRNALKATCTSRTAKLSVPKHSKSPINANENTKANHGDTTAIPIKPPLAKEAFEKQREKKRFAIHGEMK from the exons ATGGCATTTACGGGCGGGACAGAGCTTGGCGAAAATCTACCG AAATACAAGAAGAAGACGACTGAACGTGTGAAACGTTACAAACGCCTTCTCGAACTCGCAAAACCGAAATCAATTGCATCCCAGGAACGCCCAAATTCTACTACTTCCTTAAAG cggataaaaaaatcaaacttcaaAAATCGCGGCGCTCTCAAGCTGTTCAATTCGGCAAAAGTTTTGGATGCAACTGAAGATATCAAGTGTGAAACTCTCCCAACAAAGAAGTCAGTGCTGGGATACAAGATAAGCGAACGTACTGCCAGACTGGCGGAGCCGAGAATACGCTTCGAAATGGGAATCCGCTCACCAGGAACGGTGCAAGAATCAGCGTTATTCGCCACAG CATCGAAAAGACTCATCGAGCTTGCGACGCCAAAGAATAGCACGCAGCGAACAGACCTACCGCAAGGAAAAAGTCCAAATATAATATCTAATTCCAGCGTCAGTCGAAATGCTCTAAAAGCCACCTGCACCTCAAGGACCGCGAAACTCTCTGTACCTAAACACTCCAAGTCGCCAATTAATGCCAATGAAAATACGAAAGCCAATCATGGTGATACTACTGCCATTCCAATAAAACCTCCACTGGCCAAAGAAGCTTTtgaaaaacagagagagaaaaaacgcTTTGCTATTCAcggagaaatgaaatga
- the Thor gene encoding eukaryotic translation initiation factor 4E-binding protein isoform X2, producing the protein MSASPIARQATQSQSIPSKRVLINDPNQLPADYSSTPGGTLYSTTPGGTRIVYERAFLMNLRNSPISRTPPRNIPAIPADLLKGTLVVPTIPSPPIKDIPVIDETPEQFEMDM; encoded by the exons ATGTCGGCTTCTCCCATCGCGAGGCAAGCGACTCAGAGTCAAAGTATTCCATCTAAACGGGTCCTCATCAATGATCCCAACCAACTACCTGCGGATTACTCTTCGACGCCTGGAGGCACCTTATACTCAACCACGCCAGGAG GTACCCGCATTGTTTACGAGCGAGCATTCTTAATGAACTTGAGGAATTCACCTATTTCGAGAACTCCACCGCGAAATATACCAGCGATTCCGGCCGATCTTTTGAAGGGTACGCTAGTAGTTCCGACCATACCTAGTCCACCGATAAAAG atATTCCAGTGATCGACGAAACTCCGGAGCAATTTGAAATGGATATGTGA
- the Tsf2 gene encoding transferrin 2 isoform X1: protein MDCGSRMWLLISLLVVYQIFQATNGLLINNTIVWCTVSDAEQRKCEAFSKAVDQKISSFTARDIALSCKQAFNEEACMTMLDEEKAHLTTLDPGEVFIAGRYHSLLPIMQEKLVSGLINQYAVAVVKKGSLPDVLSLRDLRGKKACFAGVGTQAGWVIPIHTLMEQGGMEVIDCNNHVKSTINYFGPSCAINALIDKYNPLGDNSDQLCKLCIGKVPGGKCTSADPYAGYEGAFKCLLEAGDIAFLVDTTVQEMTSNTLDLNTPSKDQFELLCTDGSRRPVDDFRNCNWGSVPSRAIITSSATHVNMRKLYQKFLITASQEFSKSYSNSNSSFMNDNRFGNRDGYEIRPGFDNRQGYDRFDDRNYNGNFSGNRNFYYRNGTDNNFEQGNNYGPNPSNRQAGNPNIADILPLENFDLFESSPRYGEHHNLLFSDSAREFHPLAEKDQNYPQYLGQSLNDILAVRHCPVNRMTLCVTSEPEMEKCIKMRIALKAQLLKPEMVCYKGHSQIHCMQAIQNGDADVTVLDASDVYTAGLRYGLIPFISEVYNLGSPDYYVVAVAKEEDPSTDLTYLKNKYTCHPGINTAAGWVYPLAYLISNGWIRGYGCDSVRAAAEYFTKSCIPGALSTEYNTGVPYDNMCDLCHGVSFRYCRRDASEDYFGYTGAFRCLVEGGGNVAFVKHTTVAENTDGKRRSTWARNTFTKDFELLCPDGTRRPTGQYMECNLGKVAANAIVARSGYYGYNETEINAYINLFVYAQQYYGRKDPDEFSFSMFYSPPPYSDLIFQDAAQQLVVIPLEKRQFSAYVGPDFMRARRITDCNAGASAIQYTISGSIAMGFLATLLGS, encoded by the exons ATGGATTGCGGTTCGAGGATGTGGTTGCTAATCAGCTTGCTTGTGGTTTATCAGATATTCCAAGCTACAAATG GTCTATTGATTAACAACACCATCGTTTGGTGCACGGTATCGGATGCTGAACAGCGAAAGTGTGAAGCGTTCTCCAAAGCGGTGGACCAGAAGATATCCAGTTTTACAGCCAGGGATATAGCTTTATCATGCAAACAAGCCTTCAACGAAGAGGCCTGCATGACCATGCTCGACGAAGAAAAAGCACACCTGACCACATTAGATCCTGGAGAAGTATTCATTGCTGGAAGATACCACAGTCTTCTACCGATTATGCAAGAAAAACTCGTTAGCGGATTAATCAATCAGTATGCGGTAGCGGTAGTAAAGAAAGGCTCACTGCCTGATGTTCTCTCCCTTAGGGATCTCAGAGGTAAAAAGGCTTGCTTTGCAGGAGTAGGAACCCAGGCTGGCTGGGTCATTCCGATACACACG TTAATGGAACAAGGTGGAATGGAAGTGATTGACTGCAACAACCATGTGAAATCAACGATAAATTACTTTGGTCCAAGCTGTGCCATTAATGCTTTGATTGATAAATATAATCCGTTAG gTGACAATTCCGATCAATTGTGTAAGCTCTGTATAGGTAAAGTACCAGGTGGAAAATGTACTAGCGCAGATCCATATGCTGGATACGAAGGTGCTTTCAAATGCTTACTTGAAGCTGGAGACATAGCATTCCTTGTTGATACAACAGTGCAAGAGATGACCTCGAATACTCTTGATTTGA ATACACCTAGCAAGGATCAATTTGAACTGCTATGCACTGATGGAAGTCGGAGGCCAGTTGACGATTTTCGTAATTGTAATTGGGGTAGTGTACCGTCGCGAGCGATTATTACTTCATCCGCGACGCATGTGAACATGCGTAAACTGTATCAAAAATTTCTGATAACAGCTAGTCAGGAATTTTCCAAGtcatattcaaattcaaattcctCATTTATGAACGACAATCGATTCGGAAATCGAGATGGTTACGAGATCAGACCCGGTTTTGACAACCGACAAGGTTATGATAGATTCGACGATCGTAATTATAACGGTAACTTTTCTGgtaacagaaatttttattatcgcaATGGAACGGACAACAATTTTGAGCAAGGAAACAATTACGGACCGAACCCTTCGAACAGACAAGCGGGGAATCCTAATATAGCTGACATACTTCCTCTGGAGAATTTCGACTTGTTCGAATCATCTCCAAGATACGGAGAACATCataatttgttattttcg GATTCTGCCAGAGAGTTTCATCCGTTAGCTGAAAAGGATCAAAACTATCCACAATATCTTGGACAATCCCTGAATGATATTTTGGCTGTTAGACATTGTCCAGTGAACAGGATGACTTTGTGCGTAACTTCTGAGCCTGAAATGGAAAAGTGTATTAAAATGAGG ATCGCGTTGAAAGCACAGTTGTTAAAACCAGAAATGGTCTGCTATAAGGGTCACAGTCAGATACATTGCATGCAAGCTATACAAAATGG agATGCCGACGTGACAGTGCTGGATGCTAGTGACGTTTACACAGCGGGTCTGCGATACGGACTCATTCCGTTCATTTCTGAAGTCTATAATCTGGGCAGCCCTGACTACTACGTTGTGGCTGTAGCCAAGGAAGAAGATCCAAGCACGGATTTgacatatttgaaaaataaatacacttGTCATCCCGGAATAAACACTGCAGCAGGCTGGGTCTATCCCTTGGCTTATTTGATTTCAAACGGCTGGATAAGAGGCTATGGATGTGATTCGGTGCGCGCAGCTGCAGAATATTTTACTAAATCTTGTATACCCGGTGCTCTGAGCACCGAATATAATACCGGAGTGCCGTACGATAATATGTGTGACTTGTGCCACGGAGTGAGCTTCAGATACTGCCGCCGAGATGCTTCTGAAGATTATTTTGGATACACCGGTGCTTTCAGATGTTTAGTCGAAGGTGGAGGCAATGTTGCTTTTGTCAAGCATACAACAGTCGCCGAAAATACCGACGGTAAGCGCAGATCAACTTGGGCTCGAAACACGTTCACTAAAGATTTCGAGCTATTATGTCCAGACGGAACGCGACGACCTACGGGACAGTACATGGAATGTAACCTCGGAAAGGTTGCCGCCAATGCAATCGTAGCACGAAGCGGATATTACGGGTATAATGAAACCGAAATCAACGCTTATATCAATCTATTTGTTTATGCGCAGCAATATTATGGCAGGAAAGATCCCGATGAGTTCAGTTTCAGTATGTTCTACAGCCCACCACCTTATAGTGATCTAATTTTCCAAGATGCTGCTCAACAGCTTGTCGTTATCCCACTTGAGAAGAGACAGTTTAGCGCGTATGTGGGACCTGATTTTATGAGGGCTAGGAGAATCACTGACTGTAACGCTGGTGCCTCTGCTATTCAGTATACTATCAGCGGATCAATCGCTATGGGATTCTTGGCTACACTACTAGGCAGCTAA
- the Thor gene encoding eukaryotic translation initiation factor 4E-binding protein 3 isoform X1, with protein MIPTNYLRITLRRLEAPYTQPRQEAKIFNFIQPRDLSNRAIRYSCIHTYFCTRIVYERAFLMNLRNSPISRTPPRNIPAIPADLLKGTLVVPTIPSPPIKDIPVIDETPEQFEMDM; from the exons ATGATCCCAACCAACTACCTGCGGATTACTCTTCGACGCCTGGAGGCACCTTATACTCAACCACGCCAGGAG gcaaaaatattcaactttatACAGCCGCGCGATCTTTCCAACCGAGCTATAAGATACAgctgtatacatacatatttct GTACCCGCATTGTTTACGAGCGAGCATTCTTAATGAACTTGAGGAATTCACCTATTTCGAGAACTCCACCGCGAAATATACCAGCGATTCCGGCCGATCTTTTGAAGGGTACGCTAGTAGTTCCGACCATACCTAGTCCACCGATAAAAG atATTCCAGTGATCGACGAAACTCCGGAGCAATTTGAAATGGATATGTGA
- the Tsf2 gene encoding transferrin 2 isoform X2 → MTMLDEEKAHLTTLDPGEVFIAGRYHSLLPIMQEKLVSGLINQYAVAVVKKGSLPDVLSLRDLRGKKACFAGVGTQAGWVIPIHTLMEQGGMEVIDCNNHVKSTINYFGPSCAINALIDKYNPLGDNSDQLCKLCIGKVPGGKCTSADPYAGYEGAFKCLLEAGDIAFLVDTTVQEMTSNTLDLNTPSKDQFELLCTDGSRRPVDDFRNCNWGSVPSRAIITSSATHVNMRKLYQKFLITASQEFSKSYSNSNSSFMNDNRFGNRDGYEIRPGFDNRQGYDRFDDRNYNGNFSGNRNFYYRNGTDNNFEQGNNYGPNPSNRQAGNPNIADILPLENFDLFESSPRYGEHHNLLFSDSAREFHPLAEKDQNYPQYLGQSLNDILAVRHCPVNRMTLCVTSEPEMEKCIKMRIALKAQLLKPEMVCYKGHSQIHCMQAIQNGDADVTVLDASDVYTAGLRYGLIPFISEVYNLGSPDYYVVAVAKEEDPSTDLTYLKNKYTCHPGINTAAGWVYPLAYLISNGWIRGYGCDSVRAAAEYFTKSCIPGALSTEYNTGVPYDNMCDLCHGVSFRYCRRDASEDYFGYTGAFRCLVEGGGNVAFVKHTTVAENTDGKRRSTWARNTFTKDFELLCPDGTRRPTGQYMECNLGKVAANAIVARSGYYGYNETEINAYINLFVYAQQYYGRKDPDEFSFSMFYSPPPYSDLIFQDAAQQLVVIPLEKRQFSAYVGPDFMRARRITDCNAGASAIQYTISGSIAMGFLATLLGS, encoded by the exons ATGACCATGCTCGACGAAGAAAAAGCACACCTGACCACATTAGATCCTGGAGAAGTATTCATTGCTGGAAGATACCACAGTCTTCTACCGATTATGCAAGAAAAACTCGTTAGCGGATTAATCAATCAGTATGCGGTAGCGGTAGTAAAGAAAGGCTCACTGCCTGATGTTCTCTCCCTTAGGGATCTCAGAGGTAAAAAGGCTTGCTTTGCAGGAGTAGGAACCCAGGCTGGCTGGGTCATTCCGATACACACG TTAATGGAACAAGGTGGAATGGAAGTGATTGACTGCAACAACCATGTGAAATCAACGATAAATTACTTTGGTCCAAGCTGTGCCATTAATGCTTTGATTGATAAATATAATCCGTTAG gTGACAATTCCGATCAATTGTGTAAGCTCTGTATAGGTAAAGTACCAGGTGGAAAATGTACTAGCGCAGATCCATATGCTGGATACGAAGGTGCTTTCAAATGCTTACTTGAAGCTGGAGACATAGCATTCCTTGTTGATACAACAGTGCAAGAGATGACCTCGAATACTCTTGATTTGA ATACACCTAGCAAGGATCAATTTGAACTGCTATGCACTGATGGAAGTCGGAGGCCAGTTGACGATTTTCGTAATTGTAATTGGGGTAGTGTACCGTCGCGAGCGATTATTACTTCATCCGCGACGCATGTGAACATGCGTAAACTGTATCAAAAATTTCTGATAACAGCTAGTCAGGAATTTTCCAAGtcatattcaaattcaaattcctCATTTATGAACGACAATCGATTCGGAAATCGAGATGGTTACGAGATCAGACCCGGTTTTGACAACCGACAAGGTTATGATAGATTCGACGATCGTAATTATAACGGTAACTTTTCTGgtaacagaaatttttattatcgcaATGGAACGGACAACAATTTTGAGCAAGGAAACAATTACGGACCGAACCCTTCGAACAGACAAGCGGGGAATCCTAATATAGCTGACATACTTCCTCTGGAGAATTTCGACTTGTTCGAATCATCTCCAAGATACGGAGAACATCataatttgttattttcg GATTCTGCCAGAGAGTTTCATCCGTTAGCTGAAAAGGATCAAAACTATCCACAATATCTTGGACAATCCCTGAATGATATTTTGGCTGTTAGACATTGTCCAGTGAACAGGATGACTTTGTGCGTAACTTCTGAGCCTGAAATGGAAAAGTGTATTAAAATGAGG ATCGCGTTGAAAGCACAGTTGTTAAAACCAGAAATGGTCTGCTATAAGGGTCACAGTCAGATACATTGCATGCAAGCTATACAAAATGG agATGCCGACGTGACAGTGCTGGATGCTAGTGACGTTTACACAGCGGGTCTGCGATACGGACTCATTCCGTTCATTTCTGAAGTCTATAATCTGGGCAGCCCTGACTACTACGTTGTGGCTGTAGCCAAGGAAGAAGATCCAAGCACGGATTTgacatatttgaaaaataaatacacttGTCATCCCGGAATAAACACTGCAGCAGGCTGGGTCTATCCCTTGGCTTATTTGATTTCAAACGGCTGGATAAGAGGCTATGGATGTGATTCGGTGCGCGCAGCTGCAGAATATTTTACTAAATCTTGTATACCCGGTGCTCTGAGCACCGAATATAATACCGGAGTGCCGTACGATAATATGTGTGACTTGTGCCACGGAGTGAGCTTCAGATACTGCCGCCGAGATGCTTCTGAAGATTATTTTGGATACACCGGTGCTTTCAGATGTTTAGTCGAAGGTGGAGGCAATGTTGCTTTTGTCAAGCATACAACAGTCGCCGAAAATACCGACGGTAAGCGCAGATCAACTTGGGCTCGAAACACGTTCACTAAAGATTTCGAGCTATTATGTCCAGACGGAACGCGACGACCTACGGGACAGTACATGGAATGTAACCTCGGAAAGGTTGCCGCCAATGCAATCGTAGCACGAAGCGGATATTACGGGTATAATGAAACCGAAATCAACGCTTATATCAATCTATTTGTTTATGCGCAGCAATATTATGGCAGGAAAGATCCCGATGAGTTCAGTTTCAGTATGTTCTACAGCCCACCACCTTATAGTGATCTAATTTTCCAAGATGCTGCTCAACAGCTTGTCGTTATCCCACTTGAGAAGAGACAGTTTAGCGCGTATGTGGGACCTGATTTTATGAGGGCTAGGAGAATCACTGACTGTAACGCTGGTGCCTCTGCTATTCAGTATACTATCAGCGGATCAATCGCTATGGGATTCTTGGCTACACTACTAGGCAGCTAA